A stretch of the Arvicola amphibius chromosome 8, mArvAmp1.2, whole genome shotgun sequence genome encodes the following:
- the LOC119820589 gene encoding cytochrome c oxidase subunit 7A2, mitochondrial-like — translation MLRNLLALRQIAQRTISTTSRRNFENKVPEKQKLFQEDNGIPVHLKGGASDALLYRLTMALTVGGTAYAIYQLAVAAFPKKQN, via the coding sequence ATGTTGCGGAATCTGCTGGCCCTCCGTCAGATTGCCCAGAGGACCATCAGCACTACTTCACGGAggaattttgaaaacaaagttcCAGAGAAACAAAAGCTGTTTCAGGAGGATAATGGAATCCCAGTGCATCTGAAGGGCGGGgcctctgatgccctcctctaCAGACTCACAATGGCTCTGACAGTTGGTGGAACAGCATACGCCATCTATCAGTTAGCCGTGGCTGCATTTCCCAAGAAGCAGAACTGA